In Ferviditalea candida, a single genomic region encodes these proteins:
- the pgsA gene encoding CDP-diacylglycerol--glycerol-3-phosphate 3-phosphatidyltransferase has product MNLANRITLARIFLVPIIMFFLLVKLDLPPIHIPEFNGTEFMITYNQIIACLIFIVAASTDSLDGYIARKRKLVTNLGKLLDPLADKLLVATVLISLVEMGKLDAWIAIVIISREFAITALRQVALLEGVVIPASKWGKWKTATQITAIIALLINNFPFIFIGFRFDLFASWLAVIVTIYSGIDYFVKSKNVINFSDHS; this is encoded by the coding sequence ATGAACCTGGCCAACCGAATCACTCTGGCGAGGATTTTTCTTGTGCCCATAATCATGTTTTTTTTGCTCGTGAAGCTGGATCTTCCGCCTATTCATATTCCTGAATTCAACGGGACGGAGTTCATGATTACGTACAATCAGATCATTGCCTGTTTGATTTTTATTGTTGCGGCCAGCACGGACAGTCTGGACGGATATATTGCCCGCAAGCGCAAGCTGGTGACGAACCTGGGCAAGCTGCTGGACCCTCTGGCCGACAAGTTGCTTGTAGCGACAGTGCTGATTTCATTGGTGGAAATGGGCAAGCTTGACGCTTGGATTGCGATTGTGATCATCAGCAGGGAATTTGCCATTACCGCGCTGCGGCAGGTGGCCCTGCTCGAGGGTGTTGTCATTCCCGCCAGCAAATGGGGAAAATGGAAAACGGCTACCCAAATCACAGCGATTATCGCTCTTTTGATCAACAACTTTCCGTTTATTTTCATCGGCTTCCGCTTCGACTTGTTTGCAAGCTGGCTCGCCGTTATCGTGACGATCTATTCCGGAATCGATTACTTTGTCAAAAGCAAGAATGTCATTAATTTTTCCGATCATTCATAA
- the rimO gene encoding 30S ribosomal protein S12 methylthiotransferase RimO, translating into MSEKVKIVTLGCEKNLVDSEIMSGLIDARGYSLVEDEKEATVIIVNTCGFIDAAKEESVNTILDMADLKQTGHLKALIVSGCLTQRYKDEIMKEMPEIDGIVGTGDFDQINGIIESALLGKRPVLVGNPVFNYEKALPRKVSTPRYTAYVKIAEGCDNACTFCSIPLMRGKFRSRSIESIVGEAERLAEQGVKEISLIAQDSTNYGTDLYDRFMLAELLNRVSEVPGIEWVRLHYAYPGFFTDELIDTIAANPKICKYIDMPLQHSEDRILKRMRRPGRQTDVRALIETIRQRIPDVSIRTSMIVGFPGETNEEFANLVQFVKEIQFDRLGVFTYSQEEGTPASRLPDQIPDSVKEWRANTLMEIQREISKELSGRWIGKELDVLIERYDGRNDVFIGRTQYDAPEIDGEVFVSRCRANIGELQKVRITHSFEYDLSGEGLS; encoded by the coding sequence ATGTCTGAAAAAGTCAAAATCGTTACACTGGGTTGCGAAAAAAACCTGGTTGATTCTGAAATCATGTCCGGCTTGATTGATGCCCGGGGATATTCTCTGGTTGAAGATGAAAAGGAAGCAACCGTAATTATCGTCAATACGTGCGGGTTTATCGATGCGGCGAAGGAAGAGTCGGTAAACACCATTCTCGATATGGCTGATTTAAAGCAGACGGGCCATTTGAAGGCGTTGATCGTGTCCGGCTGCCTGACGCAGAGATATAAAGATGAAATCATGAAAGAAATGCCTGAAATCGACGGCATTGTAGGTACGGGTGATTTTGACCAAATCAACGGGATCATCGAGAGCGCCTTGCTCGGAAAAAGACCGGTGCTGGTGGGCAATCCCGTGTTCAACTATGAAAAAGCGCTCCCCCGGAAAGTCTCCACTCCGCGTTATACGGCCTACGTGAAAATTGCCGAAGGCTGCGACAATGCCTGCACCTTCTGCAGCATCCCCCTCATGCGGGGCAAATTCCGGAGTCGTTCCATCGAATCCATTGTCGGTGAAGCGGAGCGTCTTGCGGAGCAAGGCGTGAAAGAAATCAGCTTGATCGCACAGGATTCGACCAATTACGGAACGGATCTTTACGACCGCTTTATGCTTGCGGAATTATTGAACCGGGTCAGTGAAGTCCCGGGCATCGAATGGGTTCGCTTGCATTATGCCTATCCCGGCTTTTTCACCGACGAATTGATCGACACGATCGCCGCCAATCCGAAAATATGCAAATATATCGACATGCCCTTGCAGCACAGCGAGGACCGGATTCTAAAAAGGATGAGAAGACCGGGGAGACAAACGGACGTAAGGGCATTAATTGAAACCATTCGACAGCGGATTCCCGATGTCAGCATCCGCACTTCCATGATTGTCGGTTTTCCGGGAGAGACGAACGAGGAATTTGCGAATTTGGTGCAATTTGTCAAAGAAATTCAATTCGACAGATTAGGGGTATTCACATACTCCCAAGAAGAAGGCACTCCGGCATCCCGGCTGCCCGACCAGATCCCCGATTCGGTCAAAGAATGGCGGGCCAATACGTTGATGGAAATCCAGCGTGAAATTTCAAAGGAATTGAGCGGCAGATGGATCGGAAAGGAACTGGATGTGCTGATTGAACGTTATGACGGCCGAAATGACGTTTTTATCGGAAGAACTCAGTACGATGCTCCTGAAATTGACGGAGAAGTGTTCGTTTCCCGCTGCAGGGCGAATATCGGCGAGTTGCAAAAGGTCCGGATCACGCATTCGTTTGAATATGATCTGTCCGGGGAGGGTCTTTCATGA
- the recA gene encoding recombinase RecA — MTDRRVALEMALRQIEKQFGKGSIMKLGESAQLQVETVSSGSLALDIALGTGGFPRGRIIEVYGPESSGKTTVALHAIAEVQRTGGQAAFIDAEHALDPLYASKLGVNIDELLLSQPDTGEQALEIAEALVRSGAVEIIVIDSVAALVPKAEIEGDMGDAHVGLQARLMSQALRKLSGAISKSKTIAIFINQLREKVGVMFGNPETTPGGRALKFYSSVRLEVRRIESIKQGNDLVGNRTRIKVVKNKVAPPFKQADIDIMYGEGISKEGSIIDIGTEMDIIDKSGAWYSYEGERLGQGRENAKQYLKDNPQISDSIEKRIREASITHTPSMKPVEDDAAAFE, encoded by the coding sequence TTGACCGACCGTCGCGTAGCATTGGAAATGGCTCTTCGCCAAATCGAAAAACAATTTGGCAAAGGATCGATCATGAAATTGGGGGAATCCGCTCAACTTCAAGTGGAAACCGTGTCCAGCGGCTCTTTGGCCCTGGATATCGCTTTGGGTACCGGCGGTTTTCCAAGAGGAAGAATTATTGAGGTTTACGGTCCTGAATCGTCAGGTAAAACGACGGTGGCCCTGCACGCGATTGCCGAGGTGCAGAGAACAGGCGGGCAAGCCGCTTTCATTGATGCCGAGCATGCACTGGATCCGTTGTATGCCAGCAAGTTGGGCGTCAACATCGATGAGCTGCTGCTGTCTCAGCCGGATACCGGAGAGCAGGCGCTTGAGATTGCCGAGGCGCTCGTGCGCAGCGGAGCCGTTGAAATTATCGTTATCGATTCGGTGGCCGCGCTTGTTCCGAAAGCGGAAATTGAAGGAGACATGGGGGATGCTCATGTCGGTCTTCAAGCCCGCTTGATGTCGCAGGCTCTCCGCAAGCTTTCGGGAGCTATCAGCAAATCGAAGACCATTGCCATCTTCATCAATCAGCTACGCGAAAAAGTCGGAGTTATGTTCGGTAATCCGGAAACCACTCCCGGCGGAAGGGCGCTGAAGTTCTATTCTTCCGTTCGTTTAGAAGTTCGTCGTATCGAGTCGATCAAGCAGGGGAACGACCTGGTCGGCAACCGCACCCGGATCAAAGTCGTCAAGAATAAGGTCGCTCCGCCATTCAAACAGGCGGATATCGACATTATGTACGGAGAAGGAATTTCCAAAGAAGGCAGCATCATCGATATCGGAACGGAAATGGATATCATCGACAAAAGCGGCGCTTGGTATTCATATGAAGGGGAACGTCTTGGCCAGGGACGGGAAAATGCCAAGCAATATCTGAAAGATAATCCGCAAATTTCCGACTCCATCGAGAAGAGGATTCGTGAAGCCAGCATCACGCATACTCCTTCGATGAAACCTGTAGAGGATGACGCTGCCGCTTTTGAATAG
- a CDS encoding regulatory protein RecX, translating into MSMITMIKRRSTGDHLYDIYIDGRLELSVHEDIIVKHQLSKGGRLSLDQIASIRMEDQVQRVYQTALKRIARKPHSEMDLRIFLAGKGHPVEQIDQVMQILRERNYVNDEQFALMWAQQRIESDRKGRLWIKQELRRKGISDRIVRQALERMDEEEEYRSALELGMKRWGLLKGEDRKKWTKLMAYLLRRGYTSETVFRAVEEIRRTAHADLEDLNDLQALDDPYEPWEDA; encoded by the coding sequence ATGAGCATGATTACTATGATCAAACGTCGGTCAACTGGCGATCATCTTTACGACATTTACATTGACGGCCGATTGGAACTCTCCGTGCATGAGGATATTATCGTCAAACATCAACTTTCCAAGGGGGGGCGTCTGTCTCTCGATCAAATTGCAAGCATTCGCATGGAGGACCAGGTCCAGCGGGTTTACCAGACAGCCTTGAAACGGATCGCCAGAAAACCCCATTCGGAAATGGATTTGCGGATATTTCTTGCCGGTAAAGGTCATCCGGTCGAACAGATTGATCAAGTCATGCAGATCCTGAGAGAGCGAAACTATGTCAATGACGAGCAATTTGCGTTGATGTGGGCGCAGCAAAGAATCGAAAGTGACCGCAAAGGCCGGCTTTGGATCAAACAGGAGCTCAGGCGGAAGGGAATCTCCGACAGGATTGTCCGCCAGGCGTTGGAACGTATGGACGAAGAGGAAGAATACCGTTCTGCATTGGAACTCGGCATGAAAAGATGGGGACTGCTGAAAGGTGAGGATAGAAAGAAATGGACCAAGCTGATGGCTTATTTGCTGCGAAGAGGCTATACGAGTGAAACGGTATTTCGCGCAGTCGAGGAAATTCGAAGGACAGCGCATGCCGATTTGGAAGATCTGAACGATCTGCAAGCTTTGGACGATCCGTATGAACCCTGGGAGGACGCGTGA
- a CDS encoding DUF3243 domain-containing protein: MYGLQILQLSNLTFTKEESRGMPSVLETFAKWKDFLAERVNEAQRAGMSDETISKLAYQIGEFLSDKIDPQNKEERLLKELWEAGNDEERKTLSRLMVKMVDQSS; the protein is encoded by the coding sequence TTGTACGGACTGCAAATATTACAACTGTCAAATTTAACTTTTACCAAGGAGGAGTCACGAGGTATGCCTTCCGTACTTGAAACATTTGCAAAGTGGAAAGATTTTTTGGCAGAGCGTGTCAATGAAGCTCAAAGAGCAGGGATGAGCGATGAAACGATCTCTAAATTGGCTTATCAGATCGGGGAGTTTCTCAGTGATAAAATCGACCCCCAAAATAAAGAGGAACGCTTGTTGAAAGAACTGTGGGAAGCCGGAAACGATGAGGAAAGAAAAACGCTTTCCAGATTAATGGTAAAAATGGTCGATCAATCTTCATAA
- a CDS encoding competence/damage-inducible protein A, with translation MKAEIIAVGTELLMGQIVNTNAQFLSRQCASLGIDVYFQTVVGDNMSRLQQALQIAKDRADLIICTGGLGPTQDDLTKEAVALFTGRALVMDPPALENIKRFFEQRGIPMVDSNLRQAQVIEGCHPLPNDTGLAAGVSLTDGGTHYLLLPGPPKELMPMFDNYAIPWLRSVMKDETPLFSRILKFAGIGESSLEHQILDMIEAQSDPTIAPYAKVGEVTLRITTKALTLEQAEEKIMPVVQELYNRLGKYIYAEEDVPLEKAVVRLLTEKNLTLSTAESCTGGLLSEMITSLSGSSAVFKGGVVSYSNALKHQLLQIPMDVLEGEGAPGAVSDVTAGLMAENVRKLTGADIAVSVTGVAGPTQSENKPVGLVYIGLAHKNGETFIEKLQLNGGREAIRYRSAKHVLYRLWRLLQKSGM, from the coding sequence ATGAAAGCGGAGATTATTGCTGTAGGCACGGAGCTCCTGATGGGGCAGATTGTGAATACGAACGCCCAATTTTTGTCCCGCCAATGCGCTTCTTTAGGTATCGATGTTTACTTTCAGACGGTTGTCGGGGATAATATGTCGCGTTTGCAGCAAGCGCTTCAGATTGCCAAGGATCGTGCAGATTTGATTATTTGCACCGGGGGGCTTGGACCGACCCAGGATGATTTGACGAAGGAAGCCGTCGCTTTGTTCACAGGCAGAGCGCTTGTCATGGATCCGCCGGCTTTGGAGAATATCAAGCGTTTCTTTGAACAGCGCGGCATCCCGATGGTGGACAGCAATCTCCGCCAGGCGCAGGTTATCGAAGGATGTCATCCGCTGCCCAACGATACGGGATTGGCAGCCGGCGTGTCACTGACGGATGGAGGCACTCACTACTTGCTGCTGCCGGGTCCGCCTAAAGAATTAATGCCGATGTTCGATAATTATGCGATTCCCTGGCTGCGATCGGTCATGAAGGATGAAACCCCTCTATTTTCGCGGATTTTAAAGTTTGCCGGCATCGGGGAGTCGTCCTTGGAGCATCAGATCTTGGATATGATCGAAGCCCAATCGGATCCGACGATCGCTCCATACGCCAAGGTAGGGGAAGTAACGCTCAGGATAACCACGAAGGCGTTGACGCTTGAGCAAGCGGAAGAGAAAATCATGCCGGTAGTTCAGGAGCTGTACAATCGGCTGGGAAAATACATATATGCGGAAGAGGATGTGCCGTTGGAGAAGGCGGTGGTCCGCCTGTTGACGGAAAAGAACCTGACGCTTTCCACGGCTGAAAGCTGCACAGGCGGGCTTCTCAGCGAAATGATCACTTCGCTCTCCGGCAGTTCCGCGGTATTTAAAGGGGGAGTCGTCAGTTATTCCAATGCGCTCAAACACCAGCTGCTGCAGATCCCCATGGACGTGCTTGAGGGTGAAGGCGCTCCCGGGGCAGTAAGCGACGTAACAGCCGGATTGATGGCCGAGAATGTCAGGAAATTAACCGGAGCGGATATCGCCGTATCCGTGACCGGCGTTGCCGGACCGACCCAATCGGAGAACAAGCCGGTCGGACTGGTCTATATCGGGCTGGCTCACAAAAACGGGGAAACCTTCATCGAAAAACTGCAATTGAACGGAGGCCGCGAAGCGATCAGATACCGCTCGGCCAAACACGTGCTTTACCGGCTGTGGAGATTGCTGCAAAAATCGGGCATGTAA
- a CDS encoding YajQ family cyclic di-GMP-binding protein produces the protein MSSESSFDIVSNLDMQEMNNAIQQAEKEIQNRFDFKGSKSSISLEKDELVIISDDEYKLNSVIDILQSKMVKRGISIKSLEFGKIEPAASATVRQRIKLKQGIDQDNAKKINILIRDSKLKVKSQIQGDQIRVSGKSKDDLQKVIQLLKSQDLPIELQFVNLR, from the coding sequence ATGAGCTCGGAAAGTTCATTTGATATTGTATCGAATCTGGATATGCAGGAAATGAACAACGCCATCCAACAGGCGGAAAAAGAAATTCAGAATCGTTTTGATTTCAAGGGGAGCAAAAGCAGCATTTCGCTTGAGAAGGATGAATTGGTCATCATATCCGATGATGAATACAAATTGAACAGCGTCATCGATATTCTGCAGTCCAAAATGGTCAAAAGGGGAATTTCCATAAAGAGTCTGGAATTCGGCAAAATCGAACCTGCTGCTTCGGCCACAGTTCGGCAGCGAATTAAATTGAAGCAGGGGATCGATCAAGACAACGCGAAAAAAATCAATATCCTGATCCGCGATTCTAAATTAAAAGTCAAAAGCCAAATACAAGGCGATCAAATACGCGTGTCCGGCAAAAGCAAGGACGATCTGCAGAAAGTGATCCAACTGCTCAAATCGCAGGATTTGCCGATCGAGCTGCAGTTTGTAAATTTGAGGTAA
- the ymfI gene encoding elongation factor P 5-aminopentanone reductase, with product MNVKPFHETNVLVTGASRGIGAAIARRFSRVGMNVVIHYIQSHESANETARQCLNYGAKVMTISADLTSKEQLLRMKSKLEEHGMLPDILVNNAGISHYGLLADVSEEEWDLIMNVNLKGLFLCTQAFMPRMVAQRFGRIINVSSIWGLAGASCEVPYSTAKGGVNAFTKALAKELAPTGVTVNAVAPGAVDTDMMQGFSTEEIHSIQNEIPAGRFAQPDEIASIVYFLSLPESGYITGQIISPNGGWLT from the coding sequence ATGAACGTCAAGCCCTTTCATGAAACCAATGTCCTGGTCACCGGAGCAAGCCGGGGGATCGGCGCCGCGATCGCCCGGCGCTTTTCGAGGGTCGGGATGAATGTGGTCATTCATTATATACAGTCCCACGAATCAGCGAATGAAACGGCTCGCCAGTGTCTTAACTACGGGGCCAAGGTGATGACCATCTCTGCGGACTTAACGTCCAAGGAACAACTTTTGCGCATGAAAAGTAAGCTCGAAGAGCATGGAATGCTCCCGGATATCCTTGTCAACAATGCGGGTATATCCCATTACGGACTGCTGGCGGACGTTTCGGAGGAAGAATGGGATCTGATCATGAACGTCAATTTGAAGGGACTGTTTCTTTGCACGCAAGCTTTCATGCCGCGCATGGTGGCACAGCGGTTCGGCCGAATCATCAATGTTTCTTCGATCTGGGGCCTGGCCGGCGCCTCCTGTGAAGTGCCGTACTCCACGGCCAAAGGCGGCGTGAATGCCTTTACCAAGGCGCTGGCCAAGGAATTGGCGCCAACCGGGGTGACGGTCAATGCCGTTGCTCCCGGAGCGGTGGATACGGACATGATGCAGGGGTTTAGTACGGAAGAAATCCATTCCATTCAAAACGAAATTCCCGCCGGACGTTTTGCGCAGCCAGACGAGATTGCCTCGATCGTCTATTTTTTGTCGCTTCCAGAATCCGGTTACATCACGGGGCAAATCATCAGTCCGAATGGCGGCTGGCTGACCTGA
- a CDS encoding YmfK family protein: MEGKQWYLEYKIHKNRPGLLGDIASLMGMLNINILTINGVEDRTRGMLIQSDDDETIQLMGEMMKKVENITITALRAPKLVDILAVRHGRYIERDSDDKKTFRFSRDELGLLVDFLGEVFKREGNQVIGLRGMPRVGKTESIIAGSVSANKRWTFLSSTMLRQTVRTQLSDDEMSPNNIFIIDGIVSTMRSNEKHFVLLQQIMRMPTTKVIEHPDIFIRESEYDHNDFNIFIELRNSPEEEINYDAFTNNMEEF; the protein is encoded by the coding sequence ATGGAGGGCAAACAATGGTATCTTGAATATAAAATTCACAAAAACCGCCCGGGTTTATTGGGCGATATCGCCTCTTTAATGGGGATGCTGAACATCAACATTTTGACGATCAACGGTGTCGAGGACCGAACCCGCGGCATGCTGATCCAGTCTGACGATGACGAAACCATTCAATTGATGGGCGAGATGATGAAAAAGGTCGAGAACATCACCATAACGGCCTTGCGTGCCCCCAAGCTGGTTGATATTCTCGCCGTTCGGCACGGCCGATACATAGAACGGGATTCCGACGACAAGAAGACTTTTCGTTTTTCACGCGATGAATTGGGCCTTTTGGTCGATTTTCTCGGTGAAGTGTTCAAACGGGAAGGAAATCAAGTAATCGGTTTGCGGGGTATGCCCAGAGTGGGTAAAACGGAATCGATCATTGCCGGAAGCGTGAGCGCGAACAAAAGATGGACTTTTCTATCCTCCACGATGCTTCGTCAAACGGTGCGAACGCAATTGTCCGATGATGAGATGAGCCCCAATAACATTTTCATTATTGACGGGATCGTCAGCACCATGCGATCCAACGAGAAGCATTTTGTCCTTTTGCAGCAGATCATGAGAATGCCCACGACCAAGGTCATTGAACATCCGGATATCTTTATCCGGGAGTCGGAATACGATCATAATGATTTCAATATTTTCATCGAATTGAGAAATTCTCCGGAAGAGGAAATAAACTACGATGCCTTTACGAATAATATGGAAGAGTTCTGA
- a CDS encoding helix-turn-helix domain-containing protein — protein sequence MSDLGNLLRKARTEKGISIDELQEITKIRKRYLEAIEAGDYKILPGNFYVRAFIKTYAETVGLNPDEVLRLYQNELPPQYPEQFVEPIRRKKTRTGNTEKFSRWTSLVLVIAFPLLIAGIIYYFFFHSTEGQKAVENEPPLTQQSANPGNEPAVPSPAPTATPAPTPTPQQPASEIKFIRSSGNTEYYEVRNSRELNVEVKLIGDMCWMEIINGDINGKSIDQLTFKSDKEPKSKTWTVAGSAFLNIGRANAVELTVNGIPINLGTNPNPKRFQFDLAASSQSAQ from the coding sequence ATGTCAGACCTGGGTAATCTACTGCGAAAAGCACGGACAGAAAAAGGAATATCGATTGATGAGCTGCAGGAAATCACGAAAATTCGCAAACGTTACCTGGAAGCAATTGAAGCGGGTGATTACAAAATTCTTCCGGGAAATTTTTACGTACGGGCATTTATCAAAACATATGCCGAAACGGTTGGCCTGAACCCGGATGAAGTGCTTCGTTTATATCAAAATGAACTCCCGCCCCAATACCCGGAACAGTTTGTCGAACCGATCCGCCGGAAAAAAACCAGAACGGGAAATACGGAAAAATTCAGCCGCTGGACCTCTCTGGTCTTGGTGATTGCTTTTCCTCTCTTAATAGCAGGAATTATCTATTATTTCTTCTTCCATTCAACCGAAGGTCAAAAAGCTGTTGAGAATGAGCCGCCGCTTACCCAGCAATCCGCCAATCCCGGGAATGAACCGGCTGTCCCAAGTCCCGCGCCGACAGCGACTCCTGCGCCGACGCCGACTCCGCAGCAGCCTGCGTCGGAAATTAAGTTCATTCGCTCGTCAGGAAATACGGAATATTATGAAGTACGCAACAGCCGTGAATTGAACGTCGAGGTCAAGCTGATCGGAGACATGTGCTGGATGGAAATCATCAACGGCGATATCAACGGCAAAAGCATCGACCAGCTTACTTTCAAAAGCGACAAGGAACCCAAAAGCAAAACCTGGACAGTGGCCGGATCCGCATTTTTGAATATCGGCAGAGCAAATGCCGTGGAATTGACGGTAAACGGTATCCCGATCAATCTGGGCACCAACCCAAATCCGAAGCGGTTTCAATTTGATTTGGCCGCCTCCTCGCAGTCCGCCCAGTAA